One window of Perca fluviatilis chromosome 12, GENO_Pfluv_1.0, whole genome shotgun sequence genomic DNA carries:
- the LOC120569495 gene encoding nascent polypeptide-associated complex subunit alpha, muscle-specific form-like, translating to MFPHPGLVLPHPGLVPATTPRTGPCSHTQDWSMLPHPGLVHALTPRTGPPTPRTGPCSHTQDWSSHTQDWSLLSHPGLVSGPTPRSGLYSHTQDWSSHTQDWSLLSHPGLVSGPTPRTGPCSHTQDWSSHTQDWSLLPHPGLVLPQPGLVHAPTPRTGPPTPKTCPLPTPNPKPNPTTHKTHPPHTKPHTQDWSLRSHTQDWSSHNQDWSMLPHPGLVLPHPRLVLPHPGLGPCPHTQDWSLLPHPGLVSGPTPRTCPCSHTQDWSSHTQDWSLLPHPGLVLPHPGLVHAPTRSG from the coding sequence ATGTTCCCACACCCAGGACTGGTCCTCCCACACCCAGGACTGGTCCCTGCTACCACACCCAGGACTGGTCCATGCTCCCACACCCAGGACTGGTCCATGCTCCCACACCCAGGACTGGTCCATGCTCTCACACCCAGGACTGGTCCTCCCACACCCAGGACTGGTCCATGCTCTCACACCCAGGACTGGTCCTCCCACACCCAGGACTGGTCTCTGCTCTCACACCCAGGACTGGTCTCTGGTCCCACACCCAGGTCTGGTCTCTACTCCCACACCCAGGACTGGTCCTCCCACACCCAAGACTGGTCTCTGCTCTCACACCCAGGACTGGTCTCTGGTCCCACACCCAGAACTGGTCCATGCTCCCACACCCAGGACTGGTCCTCCCACACCCAGGACTGGTCCCTACTCCCACACCCAGGACTGGTCCTCCCACAACCAGGACTGGTCCATGCTCCCACACCCAGGACTGGTCCTCCCACACCCAAGACTTGTCCCCTTCCCACACCCAATCCCAAACCAAacccaacaacacacaaaacacacccaCCCCACACCAAACCCCACACCCAGGACTGGTCTCTACGCTCCCACACCCAGGACTGGTCCTCCCACAACCAGGACTGGTCCATGCTCCCACACCCAGGACTGGTCCTCCCACACCCAAGACTTGTCCTCCCACACCCAGGACTGGGTCCATGCCCCCACACCCAGGACTGGTCTCTGCTCCCACACCCAGGACTGGTCTCTGGTCCCACACCCAGAACTTGTCCATGCTCCCACACCCAGGACTGGTCCTCCCACACCCAGGACTGGTCTCTACTCCCACACCCAGGACTGGTCCTCCCACACCCAGGACTGGTCCATGCTCCGACACGTTCAGGCTAA